The following is a genomic window from Clostridium sp..
TTCTCTGTAGCTTGTAATCTGATTCCCCTCTATTACAGCAGTCTTTTCTAAATTTACGGATTTCTCAAATACATAATCCGTGAAGGTCATACTTCTACCCCATATTTATTTAATATTTTTTTTATATCTCCTATAGTGTACATTCTAGATATATCCACCACGTCAAAATTTATATCAAAATTTTCTTCAAGTCCTGAAACAAGTTCTACATGAGCCAGTGAATCCCAGCTTTTTATTTCATCAGGTCCCATTTCATCTTTAATATTTACTATATCTTTTATATTCAAAGTATCACAGATTACTTTATTGAATTTATCCAGGTTTTTCATAGTGTATTCCTCCAAAAATATATTTTGTAACATACTATAATTTTATTGAAAGCAATTATTATACCACCTCTTGCAACCCCTATATCGCAGTACCTAAACAAATTCTTTCATATATGATTGTTGCACAAATGCATCAATAAAATGGAATATTTATAGTTATATCTACATTCTGTATATGCTATTATATATGTTGCAAATATGCATTCTGTTTCCGATTTGCAATTTAAAGAGAGAATGAGATCTTTTCCATATATAAATATTATTCGTACAGACCAATTCCTACAAAATAGGCTATTACAACAGATAAAGGTCCTGTTACAACTCTTGAGAATAGAACTGCCGGAACCCCCACTTCCACTGTTTCAGGTTCCGCTTCTGCAAGGCTCAATCCAACAGGTATGAAATCACATCCTACCTGTGCATCTATTGCAAACAATGCTGGAAGTGCAAAATGCGGTGGTATATGTCCTTTGCCTATTTCCGTTCCTACAAGAACTCCCACTACCTGAGCCACAACTGCTCCAGGTCCGAGTATAGGTGAAAGTATGGGCAGTGTACAGATAATCGACACTATGATCAGCCCTACAAGAGAACCTGCTGCCGGTGAGATTGCCTTTGCAATAATATTTCCTATACCTGTCTTGTTTATAATTCCAATTATCATACATACGAAAGCCATGAATGGAAGTATGTTTTTTATTATTGAATCAATCGTCTCTCTTCCTGCTTCATAGAACTTTCCTATTACATCTCCAACACCTTTCCCAAGCCTTACTATAAAATTCTCTTTCTTCTTTGGTGCCGCTTCAACAGCTGCCGCCACACTTTTCTTTGCCTTATCATCAGGAATATTTGTTTTTGCTTTTTCCACTTCTGGAGCTGATGATACCGGTGAATTGCCCTCATGGATGGAAATACAGGATTCATTTACATCAGATACATACAGCTGCTCCGTCATAAATTTTGCAAGAGGACCTGACTGTCCAACAGATTTTACATTTATAGTAAGTATACCTTTTTTTGGATAAACTCCGCATCTTGCAGTACCTCCACAATCTATGACAACTGCAGCTATCTCCGCATCGGGAACTCCAGTAGCAAATCCATTTACCAGTTCTGCATTGGTCATTTGGGCAAGCTTATATGCTACAGGATGCATGTCCTGTCCCGTTACACATACAATTTTATTCCTTTTTCCTTCCGGTTTTATATAGAGAGGTCCTCCCCAGCCACTTCTTCCTTTTTCAACTTTTACTGTATTATACATGATAACCCTCCTATTTTTTATTTATTGACAAAATCAATGTCATACTGGTTGAACCTTTTTATTTTTCTCTTTATTCAGTAAATAGATAGTAATCCTTTCCGTAAGCAATCCTTTGATAAATATTACAATAACTCCCGTTATAAAATATCTCACGGCAAGTTCACCTACAGGCAGTCCCAGTTTCGTTATTCCCTGTGCTATACCCATGTAGACAAACAATTCGGCAGGATTTGCATGCGGAAACAGTCCTGTAATCGCATGGACAAATGAAACTGTAGAATCATAATAGGCTGGTTTATATTTTTCATCCAAAAACTTACCAAAAGTATATGCCATAGGATTCGTTAAAAAGAACACGGCAATAACTGGGAAAACAGTGTATCTTGTTACAAGATATTTGGATGAGGATCTGGCTAAATTATTGACTCTTTCTTCACCTATTATCTTGATAAGAGAATTGACAGCCGTAATAAGCACAACTAAAGTAGGCAAAATTCCCGTAACCATTCCAGTGAAGCTTTTTCCACCCTCCTGAAATAGTCCTATGAACCCCTGAGCAGCATTTGCTAGAGCAGTTAACATGATTCAAACCTCCCAATTTTGATTTTTAAATTTTTTATATG
Proteins encoded in this region:
- a CDS encoding acyl carrier protein; amino-acid sequence: MKNLDKFNKVICDTLNIKDIVNIKDEMGPDEIKSWDSLAHVELVSGLEENFDINFDVVDISRMYTIGDIKKILNKYGVEV
- the srlE gene encoding PTS glucitol/sorbitol transporter subunit IIB, yielding MYNTVKVEKGRSGWGGPLYIKPEGKRNKIVCVTGQDMHPVAYKLAQMTNAELVNGFATGVPDAEIAAVVIDCGGTARCGVYPKKGILTINVKSVGQSGPLAKFMTEQLYVSDVNESCISIHEGNSPVSSAPEVEKAKTNIPDDKAKKSVAAAVEAAPKKKENFIVRLGKGVGDVIGKFYEAGRETIDSIIKNILPFMAFVCMIIGIINKTGIGNIIAKAISPAAGSLVGLIIVSIICTLPILSPILGPGAVVAQVVGVLVGTEIGKGHIPPHFALPALFAIDAQVGCDFIPVGLSLAEAEPETVEVGVPAVLFSRVVTGPLSVVIAYFVGIGLYE
- the srlA gene encoding PTS glucitol/sorbitol transporter subunit IIC, whose product is MLTALANAAQGFIGLFQEGGKSFTGMVTGILPTLVVLITAVNSLIKIIGEERVNNLARSSSKYLVTRYTVFPVIAVFFLTNPMAYTFGKFLDEKYKPAYYDSTVSFVHAITGLFPHANPAELFVYMGIAQGITKLGLPVGELAVRYFITGVIVIFIKGLLTERITIYLLNKEKNKKVQPV